From a region of the Pongo abelii isolate AG06213 chromosome 9, NHGRI_mPonAbe1-v2.0_pri, whole genome shotgun sequence genome:
- the LOC100452627 gene encoding protein FMC1 homolog, with translation MAALGSPAHTFRGLLRELRYVSAATGRPYRDTAAYRYLVKAFRAHRVTSEKLCRAQHELHFQAATYLCLLRSIREHVALHQEFHGKGERSMEESAGLVGLKLPRQPGGKGWEP, from the coding sequence ATGGCGGCCTTAGGGTCGCCGGCGCACACTTTTCGAGGACTTCTGCGGGAGTTGCGCTACGTGAGCGCGGCCACCGGCCGACCCTATCGCGACACCGCGGCCTATCGGTACCTTGTGAAGGCTTTCCGTGCACATCGGGTCACCAGTGAAAAGTTGTGCAGAGCCCAACATGAGCTTCATTTCCAAGCTGCCACCTATCTCTGCCTCCTGCGTAGCATCCGGGAACATGTGGCCCTACATCAGGAATTTCATGGCAAGGGTGAGCGCTCAATGGAGGAGTCTGCTGGCTTGGTGGGTCTCAAGTTGCCCCGTCAGCCTGGAGGGAAGGGCTGGGAGCCATGA